The following coding sequences lie in one Vibrio splendidus genomic window:
- a CDS encoding sodium-dependent transporter, with protein sequence MASNLSQSRDTWGSKLGFVMAAAGSAVGLGNIWKFPYTAGESGGGAFVLIYLAFVIFIGFSVMLTEFAIGRHTQKSAVGAFKATDRRWTFTGVISVVSGLLIMGFYPVVGGWSIAYIYKVATGLLSTPELIGDSFSGFIATPVEPLMWMSVYLILNVLIVMKGISGGIEKAGKILMPMLFMILVIVSVKGLSLPGSSAGLTFLFSPDFSKVDSNVVLAALGQAFFSLSLATGCMITYGSYLKKKENLVQTTAMVVAMDSGVALLAGIAMFPAMFAFGMEPAAGPGLVFVVVPQLFAEMGGVIGLLFALLFFVGLSVAALTSSVSLLEVAVSYLIDEKQMTRFKAVLISSITMISMCTLSSLSLGGIGPKLFDTGVFDIFDLLTDKIFLAVCGMFICIFAGWRLNKKDLENEITNNGEISFPLFNLWYGLVKYVIPFAIAIVAFMGVKAGFDSGKGEVMLMGIAFIAFTAVISKRF encoded by the coding sequence GTGGCAAGTAACCTCTCACAATCAAGAGATACATGGGGATCAAAGCTTGGCTTTGTAATGGCAGCAGCAGGGTCTGCTGTTGGCCTTGGGAATATTTGGAAATTCCCCTATACCGCGGGGGAGAGTGGTGGTGGAGCCTTCGTTCTTATCTACTTAGCCTTTGTTATTTTCATTGGCTTTAGTGTCATGCTAACGGAATTTGCTATCGGTCGACATACACAAAAATCAGCAGTCGGTGCATTTAAAGCAACCGACCGACGCTGGACATTTACCGGCGTTATCAGCGTGGTAAGTGGCTTGTTAATTATGGGCTTTTACCCCGTTGTCGGTGGCTGGTCTATCGCTTACATCTACAAAGTGGCGACAGGCCTACTCAGCACTCCTGAGTTAATTGGAGATAGCTTTAGTGGTTTTATCGCAACCCCTGTAGAGCCATTAATGTGGATGAGTGTATACCTAATTCTAAACGTACTTATTGTGATGAAAGGTATTTCAGGCGGTATTGAAAAAGCAGGTAAAATCCTGATGCCAATGCTGTTCATGATCTTGGTTATCGTGTCTGTTAAAGGGTTATCTCTACCCGGTTCAAGTGCAGGTCTAACATTCTTGTTTAGTCCAGACTTTTCTAAAGTAGACAGCAACGTAGTACTTGCTGCACTCGGACAAGCCTTCTTCTCTTTGAGCCTAGCAACAGGTTGTATGATCACATACGGTAGCTACCTAAAGAAAAAAGAGAACCTAGTACAAACCACAGCAATGGTCGTTGCCATGGACAGCGGTGTTGCACTACTGGCTGGCATCGCGATGTTCCCTGCAATGTTTGCATTTGGTATGGAGCCAGCGGCAGGCCCAGGCTTGGTGTTTGTTGTTGTACCACAGCTCTTCGCCGAAATGGGTGGCGTGATCGGCTTGCTATTCGCACTGCTTTTCTTCGTTGGTCTCAGCGTGGCTGCGCTTACTTCTTCAGTATCTCTATTAGAAGTTGCTGTTTCATACTTAATCGATGAAAAACAAATGACACGCTTTAAAGCGGTGTTGATATCAAGCATTACTATGATCAGTATGTGTACCCTTTCGTCGCTATCACTTGGTGGTATTGGCCCTAAGTTGTTCGATACTGGTGTATTCGATATCTTCGATCTGTTGACTGACAAGATCTTCTTAGCCGTTTGTGGCATGTTCATCTGTATCTTTGCGGGTTGGAGGTTGAACAAGAAAGATCTAGAAAATGAAATCACTAACAACGGTGAAATTTCGTTTCCTCTGTTTAACCTTTGGTACGGCTTGGTTAAATATGTCATTCCTTTTGCAATCGCAATCGTTGCTTTTATGGGCGTGAAGGCTGGTTTTGATAGTGGCAAAGGCGAAGTCATGTTAATGGGTATCGCATTTATCGCGTTCACCGCGGTGATCTCTAAACGATTCTAA
- a CDS encoding MFS transporter produces MSLITMPFVDTGFDIGLHVVAAVVLIGTIVGALYAFWKFHELPIHHADKKKHGQMGLVTILTWIGFIWHWVWVLAVIIAFIDTEQSIRRIRHIWHDTTPTQMTKAGE; encoded by the coding sequence ATGAGTTTAATAACTATGCCTTTTGTCGACACTGGTTTCGACATTGGCCTACATGTTGTAGCAGCAGTAGTACTCATCGGTACTATTGTTGGAGCGCTCTATGCATTTTGGAAATTTCACGAATTGCCAATCCACCACGCAGACAAGAAAAAGCACGGTCAGATGGGGTTAGTTACCATACTCACTTGGATAGGATTTATCTGGCACTGGGTTTGGGTGCTTGCTGTAATCATTGCGTTTATCGATACAGAACAAAGCATACGTCGTATTCGTCATATTTGGCATGACACTACACCGACTCAAATGACAAAGGCAGGAGAATAA